The Tachyglossus aculeatus isolate mTacAcu1 chromosome 7, mTacAcu1.pri, whole genome shotgun sequence genome includes a region encoding these proteins:
- the MYOG gene encoding myogenin: MEFYETSPYFFPEQRLYEDENYFPGRLPQPGYGEPAELGLCPEGRGALEEPGPRGPDHCPGQCLPWTCKVCKRKTVSVDRRRAATLREKRRLKKVNEAFEALKRSTLLNPNQRLPKVEILRSAIQYIERLQALLSSLNQEERDLRFRSGAPQPGVPSECGSHSASCSPEWGTGLEFSGNPGDPLLHDDSADARNLHSLTSIVESITVDDVSAAFPGETGTN, encoded by the exons ATGGAATTCTACGAAACGTCCCCCTACTTCTTCCCTGAGCAGAGGCTTTACGAGGATGAGAACTACTTCCCTGGCCGGCTCCCGCAGCCCGGCTACGGGGAGCCGGCGGAGCTGGGGCTGTGCCCGGAGGGTCGGGGGGCGCTGGAGGAGCCGGGGCCCAGGGGGCCGGACCACTGTCCGGGCCAGTGCCTGCCCTGGACCTGTAAGGTTTGCAAGCGTAAGACGGTGTCCGTGGACCGGCGGAGGGCGGCCACGCTGAGGGAGAAGCGGAGGCTCAAGAAAGTGAACGAGGCGTTTGAGGCCCTGAAACGTAGCACGCTCCTGAACCCCAACCAGCGCCTGCCCAAGGTGGAGATCCTGCGGAGCGCCATCCAGTACATCGAGCGGCTCCAGGCCCTGCTCAGCTCCCTCAACCAGGAGGAGCGGGACCTGCGCTTTCGCTCTGGGGCCCCCCAGCCCGGG GTGCCCAGTGAGTGTGGTTCCCACAGTGCTTCCTGTAGTCCAGAATGGGGCACCGGCCTGGAGTTCAGCGGGAACCCCGGAG aTCCTCTGCTCCACGACGACTCCGCCGACGCCCGCAACCTACACTCACTCACCTCCATCGTGGAGAGCATCACCGTGGACGAT